In a genomic window of Sutcliffiella sp. FSL R7-0096:
- a CDS encoding MTH1187 family thiamine-binding protein encodes MAIVDVTVIPIGTNGPSVSEYVAEIQDILEGFKEEGKINYKLTPMSTIIEGELPTLMHVIQVIHEAPFQKGLHRVATNIRIDDRRDKSVQMDDKLRAVESKRSNSF; translated from the coding sequence ATGGCCATAGTCGATGTAACCGTTATTCCGATTGGAACAAACGGACCAAGTGTGAGTGAGTATGTAGCGGAGATTCAGGATATTCTAGAGGGGTTTAAAGAAGAAGGAAAGATTAACTATAAATTAACACCGATGAGCACTATTATCGAAGGAGAACTTCCGACCCTTATGCATGTCATTCAGGTAATTCATGAAGCTCCCTTCCAAAAAGGCCTGCATCGGGTGGCAACCAACATTAGAATAGATGATCGTCGGGACAAAAGCGTACAAATGGATGACAAGCTACGGGCTGTGGAATCCAAACGATCAAACTCATTCTAA
- a CDS encoding DUF2626 domain-containing protein, with product MDRMYRVMGFWTGIFAVMFYLGHMTQTSLLFFGQTVFFILLSYLKLSERMYIYIFGAYLTIFFVAFSYWTTFMMVPGSGGH from the coding sequence ATGGATCGTATGTACCGTGTAATGGGTTTCTGGACAGGGATCTTTGCAGTTATGTTTTATCTTGGCCACATGACTCAAACGTCTTTACTTTTCTTCGGACAAACGGTATTCTTCATTTTATTAAGTTATCTTAAGCTATCTGAACGTATGTACATCTATATTTTCGGAGCATATTTAACAATTTTCTTTGTTGCCTTCTCGTATTGGACAACATTTATGATGGTGCCTGGATCTGGTGGTCATTAA
- a CDS encoding DUF2759 domain-containing protein codes for MPLVIIFGLVTILCVLGLVRSLKEKNFLGVLFAFGTVAVFGWFTVMTIIQSGYPVAH; via the coding sequence TTGCCATTAGTTATTATCTTTGGACTTGTAACAATCTTATGTGTACTAGGACTTGTCCGTTCCCTGAAAGAAAAAAACTTCCTAGGAGTTCTTTTCGCTTTTGGAACTGTCGCAGTGTTTGGTTGGTTTACAGTTATGACAATAATCCAATCCGGATACCCGGTAGCACACTAA
- a CDS encoding MBL fold metallo-hydrolase: MKWTQLPLGPLQTNAYLLINDKKECLIFDPGSEGDAFNAYLEEKSLKPLAILLTHAHFDHIGAVDAVRSKWDIPVYIHKKEKNWLMDPSLNGSQFFQLGPIKAGPADHIIQGEGKLTFSNFELDVLFTPGHSPGSVSFYHKESKVVFAGDALFAGSIGRTDLPGGNHDQLIQSIHNKLMTLPEETTVLSGHGMTTTIEREMDSNPFLNGF, translated from the coding sequence ATGAAATGGACACAATTGCCCCTAGGTCCCCTACAAACTAATGCATATTTGTTAATCAATGATAAGAAAGAGTGCCTTATCTTTGATCCAGGCAGCGAAGGGGATGCATTTAATGCATATTTAGAAGAAAAGTCCCTAAAACCATTGGCTATTCTTCTAACCCATGCTCATTTCGATCATATCGGTGCAGTAGATGCAGTTCGCAGCAAGTGGGATATCCCGGTTTACATACATAAAAAAGAAAAGAATTGGTTGATGGATCCGAGTTTGAATGGTTCTCAGTTCTTTCAGCTTGGACCAATAAAGGCTGGCCCTGCAGATCATATTATCCAGGGAGAAGGGAAATTGACATTCTCCAATTTTGAGCTTGACGTCCTCTTCACTCCGGGACATTCCCCAGGAAGTGTCAGCTTCTACCACAAAGAAAGCAAGGTAGTATTTGCTGGAGATGCCCTTTTTGCAGGGAGTATCGGAAGAACCGATCTACCTGGTGGTAACCACGATCAGCTTATACAAAGCATACACAACAAGCTGATGACCCTGCCGGAGGAGACAACTGTACTATCCGGCCACGGGATGACCACAACTATAGAAAGGGAAATGGATAGCAATCCGTTCTTGAACGGCTTCTAA
- a CDS encoding SAM-dependent methyltransferase, protein MVPKQLIEKIESAPARRLDYEQYMEEVLYHPVHGYYMKSKEKVGTKGDFITSSNVHDIYGKIFAKLFIQYFKETNILPVMIELGGGNGRFAAQLLTEVERVDPVLYHKLEYFMVEASPYHISLQRKAIPKSAHVTYCRTIDEISKDNGVIFSNELFDALPVHVVECVDGEVQEVFVTMDQEHKLVETWTPLANPAISDYLTIHDITLEEGQRLEVPLAMITYAKMLSEKLEKGSIITVDYGYRFSDLLHKERKGGSLRGYFNHAMVTNPLLHPYDMDLTTHVHLDALEKVFSEQRFNHICTMRQGEFLVAAGILDYLQENHDPNPFSDKSKQNRAIRTLIMDSNWSNSFHVLVHEKKTNVWSKLFKTIS, encoded by the coding sequence ATGGTACCAAAGCAATTAATAGAAAAGATAGAGAGTGCCCCTGCTCGACGATTAGATTATGAACAATATATGGAGGAAGTCCTCTATCATCCTGTACATGGCTATTATATGAAGTCCAAAGAAAAGGTGGGGACAAAAGGGGATTTCATTACATCAAGTAACGTTCACGATATATATGGAAAAATCTTCGCAAAACTTTTTATACAATATTTCAAGGAAACAAACATTTTGCCTGTGATGATTGAACTAGGTGGTGGAAACGGCAGATTTGCTGCTCAACTCCTTACTGAGGTGGAAAGGGTAGATCCTGTCCTCTACCACAAGCTTGAATACTTTATGGTGGAGGCAAGTCCATATCATATTTCTTTACAAAGAAAAGCCATTCCAAAATCCGCACATGTTACATATTGCCGTACCATTGATGAAATTTCAAAAGATAATGGTGTTATTTTCTCTAATGAACTTTTTGATGCCCTACCTGTTCATGTTGTGGAGTGTGTAGATGGAGAGGTTCAAGAAGTGTTTGTGACAATGGACCAGGAACATAAGCTGGTGGAAACTTGGACCCCTTTAGCAAATCCTGCTATAAGTGATTATTTGACCATTCATGACATTACGCTTGAAGAGGGACAGCGATTGGAAGTTCCACTTGCAATGATTACTTATGCGAAAATGCTGTCCGAAAAGCTTGAGAAAGGAAGTATTATCACAGTCGATTATGGTTATAGATTCTCAGATTTGCTTCATAAGGAACGTAAAGGTGGCAGTCTGAGGGGATACTTCAACCATGCCATGGTGACCAATCCACTATTACATCCCTATGATATGGATCTTACTACTCATGTACATCTCGATGCCTTAGAGAAGGTATTTTCAGAGCAGCGTTTTAATCATATATGTACAATGAGGCAAGGGGAATTCCTAGTTGCGGCAGGGATACTTGATTATCTCCAGGAAAATCATGACCCTAATCCTTTTTCTGACAAAAGCAAGCAAAACAGAGCCATCCGGACTCTCATCATGGACAGCAATTGGAGTAACTCCTTCCACGTACTGGTGCATGAAAAGAAAACAAACGTGTGGAGCAAATTATTTAAAACAATTAGTTGA